The Bacteroidota bacterium genome includes a window with the following:
- the fabD gene encoding ACP S-malonyltransferase, with translation MKAYIFPGQGSQYVGMGKDLFDKYEGARKLFERANDILGFRITDMMFSGTDEDLKQTKVTQPAIFLHSVVLTRMLGDDFKPDMVAGHSLGEFSALVANKTLSFEDGLRLVAKRAEAMQKACEIQPSAMAAILGLDDKAVEDTLKTIKNEIVVAANFNSPGQVVISGTVKGVETACEKLKNAGAKRTLILNVGGAFHSPLMEPARVELDKAINSTIFKIPVCPVYQNINAQPVTNPDLIKNNLISQLTSPVRWTQTVQNMIADGVRTFVEVGPGTVLQGLVQKVKKDIEAYSAKPGA, from the coding sequence ATGAAAGCTTATATTTTTCCGGGACAGGGTTCTCAGTATGTTGGTATGGGTAAGGACCTGTTTGATAAATATGAGGGAGCCAGGAAATTATTCGAAAGAGCTAATGATATCCTTGGATTTCGCATCACCGATATGATGTTTAGTGGAACTGACGAGGATCTGAAACAGACAAAAGTCACCCAGCCGGCAATTTTTCTGCACTCTGTCGTTCTGACACGGATGCTGGGTGATGATTTTAAGCCTGACATGGTGGCAGGACACTCTCTTGGCGAATTTTCAGCCCTGGTTGCCAACAAGACTTTAAGTTTTGAAGATGGACTGCGTTTGGTGGCCAAAAGGGCCGAGGCTATGCAAAAAGCCTGTGAAATCCAGCCATCTGCAATGGCGGCCATTCTGGGACTTGATGATAAAGCCGTTGAAGATACCCTTAAAACCATCAAAAATGAAATTGTCGTGGCAGCCAATTTTAACAGTCCCGGACAGGTCGTTATATCAGGTACTGTCAAAGGGGTTGAAACAGCCTGCGAGAAGCTTAAGAATGCCGGAGCCAAAAGAACCCTCATACTGAATGTCGGCGGCGCTTTTCATTCCCCATTGATGGAACCGGCCAGAGTGGAACTGGACAAAGCTATTAACAGCACCATCTTTAAAATACCTGTATGTCCTGTTTATCAAAATATCAATGCGCAACCGGTAACCAATCCCGATCTCATTAAAAACAACCTCATTTCTCAGCTGACTTCTCCTGTCCGCTGGACTCAGACTGTTCAAAACATGATTGCCGATGGTGTGCGTACATTTGTAGAAGTCGGACCTGGGACGGTATTGCAGGGATTGGTCCAAAAAGTAAAAAAGGATATTGAAGCTTATAGCGCTAAACCAGGTGCATAA
- a CDS encoding Bax inhibitor-1/YccA family protein: MENEIRPFNISPSKSEGFALTRTFLSGVFLWMFLALAITAVTALYFASHPSLLSYLVTTTGLTTLGWIVMLAPIGFVLLMSFGYQKLSVSALTLLFVVYAVIMGMSLSFVFLLYTSASIFKTFIVASAMFGTMAIAGYTTKIDLTRFGSIMFMGLIGIIIASLVNIFLKSNTLDFIISFIGVLVFTGLTAYEVQKLKNLGNVVVSGSEPARKMTIMGALTLYLDFINLFLFLLRFLGDRK; encoded by the coding sequence ATGGAGAACGAAATTCGTCCGTTTAATATATCACCATCAAAGTCAGAAGGATTTGCTCTTACCAGGACATTCCTTTCCGGTGTATTTCTCTGGATGTTCCTGGCATTGGCAATAACTGCAGTAACGGCTTTATATTTTGCCAGTCATCCATCACTTCTTTCATATCTTGTCACGACCACAGGATTGACCACGCTGGGCTGGATTGTCATGCTTGCACCTATTGGATTCGTTTTACTTATGTCGTTTGGTTATCAAAAATTATCGGTATCAGCCTTGACTTTATTATTCGTGGTATATGCCGTTATCATGGGTATGAGCCTGAGTTTTGTTTTTCTCCTCTATACCAGTGCCTCCATTTTCAAGACATTTATTGTGGCTTCGGCCATGTTTGGCACCATGGCAATTGCGGGATATACGACAAAAATCGATCTGACAAGGTTCGGTTCAATCATGTTTATGGGTTTGATCGGCATCATCATCGCCAGTCTGGTTAATATCTTTCTAAAGAGCAACACATTGGATTTCATCATCAGCTTTATAGGAGTGTTGGTTTTTACCGGTCTCACGGCCTATGAAGTACAAAAATTAAAGAATCTTGGAAATGTAGTTGTATCAGGCTCTGAACCAGCGCGTAAGATGACCATTATGGGAGCCCTGACGCTTTATCTTGATTTTATTAATTTATTTCTATTTTTGTTGCGCTTTCTGGGAGACCGCAAGTAA